GTGCGTCGGACGTCATAACTGGGCGGGGCGTGAGTCAGCACTGAGAGAGAACCCGCTTGGGGTCGTCTGCTCCGGAAAAAGCGGACAACTCTCTGGAGGCTATCGAACCGAACTTGTCCGGGCGGGTTCGTAAAACTGGTAGTTCACCATGTTGCTTTTCACCCACCCTTCGCGGCCGATGGATCGCATGTGGAGCCCCTGGCGCTCGGCCTACGTGTCCGAGGCCAACGACCGTGAGCCCGCCGACGACGAGTCAATTTTTACGGCCCTTCTGCGTAAGGAACGGGACGAAGAAAACCTCATTCTCTGGCGGGGGGAGCACGTGTTCGTCATCATGAACCGGCATCCCTACAACAGCGGCCACTTACTCACTCTCCCCTACCGCGAGGTCACACAGTACGACGCCCTGACCGTCTCTGAACAGCAGGCCGTGGCCGCCACCTTGGACCGGTG
This is a stretch of genomic DNA from Salinibacter grassmerensis. It encodes these proteins:
- a CDS encoding HIT family protein, producing the protein MDRMWSPWRSAYVSEANDREPADDESIFTALLRKERDEENLILWRGEHVFVIMNRHPYNSGHLLTLPYREVTQYDALTVSEQQAVAATLDRCMGWLREALSPDGFNVGMNLGRAAGAGIPDHLHAHVVPRWDGDTNFMATTANTKVLPEDLHTTYGKLRASMSPEARDSTRSGVQEPSE